The window ACGAGCGTCGTGCTCACGTAGTCCAGCGACGGCTGGGCCCGCCAGAGTGTCGCGAGCTGGCCGATCAGCGACGGGTCCAGCAGGGGGCAGTCGGCGGTGAGCCTGATCACGGCGTCGGCGGGGTGCTCGCGCAGCGCCACCGCGAACCGCTCGAGGACGTCGTCGAGCGGACCCCGGACCACCGCGGCGCCGCAGCGAGCCGCCTCCGCCGCGACGTCGTCGTCCGAAGCGTCCGAAGACGTCGCGACCACGACCTGGTCGACGCCGGGTGCGGCCGCCGCGGCCCGGACGACCCAGCCCAGCACGCTGCGGCCGCCGAGCGGCCGCAGCACCTTGCCGGGGAGCCGGGTCGACGACGACCGGGCTTGGATGACGGCGTTGACCACGGGCGCTGCACGCATGGGTGACATGATGGCCGACGGCCACAGTCACCGAAACGCGGAGGTCAACGATGTCCGAGCTGGATGGCTCCAGCATCCTGCTCACCGGCGGGACCGGTTCCTTCGGCAAGGCGTTCATCGCGCACGCGCTCGCCGAACTGAACCCGAGCCGGCTGGTCGTGCTCTCCCGCGACGAGCTGAAGCAGTACGAAACGCGCCAGCTGTTCGGCGACGACCCGCGCCTGCGCTGGTTCATCGGCGACATCCGCGACCGGCGCCGGCTCGAGCGCGCCATGCACGGCGTCGACTACGTCGTGCACGCCGCCGCGCTCAAGCAGGTCGACACCGGTGAGTACAACCCGTTCGAGTTCGTCCAGACCAACGTCATGGGCTCGCAGAACGTGATCGAGGCGTCGATCGACACCGGCGTCAAGAAGGTCGTCGCGCTGTCGACCGACAAGGCGTCCAGCCCGATCAACCTCTACGGCGCCACCAAGCTGTGCGCCGACCGGATGTTCATCAGCGGCAACCACTACGCCGCCGCGCACGTGACGCGCTTCTCCGTGGTCCGCTACGGCAACGTGATGGGCTCGCGCGGCAGCGTCATCCCGTTCTTCCGCAAGCTGGCCGAGCAGGGCGAGTCGCTGCCGATCACGCACAAGGACATGACCCGGTTCTGGATCACGCTCCCCCAGGCCGTGCGATTCGTCGTCGACTCGTTCGACCAGATGCACGGCGGCGAGCTGTACGTGCCGCGGATCCCGAGCATGCGGCTGGTCGACCTGGCCCAGGCGATCGCGCCGGGCAGCGAGATGCACGAGGTCGGCATCCGCCCGGGCGAGAAGCTGCACGAGGAGATGATCGCGCCGGACGACGCGCGCCGGACGGTCCAGCTCAAGGACCGCTACGTCGTCCAGCCGCACCTCGCAGGCTGGGGCTTCGAGCCGCCGGCGGACGGCACGCCGATGCCGGAGGGCTTCGCCTACCGTTCGGACACCAACGACCTGTGGCTGAACGGCGAGGAGCTGCGCGAACTGGTCGAGCAGCATGCCTGAGCCGTTCCTCCCCTACGGCCGCCAGTCCATCAGCGAAGAGGACATCCAGGCCGTCGTCGACGTCCTGCGCGGCGACTGGCTGACCACCGGGCCCGCGGTCCAGCAGTTCGAGAACGACCTCGCGGCGCACACCGGCGGGACGCCCGCGGTGGCCGTCACGTCGGGCACCGCGGCGCTGCACGTCGCGTACGCGGCGGCCGGGCTCAAGCCGGGTGACGAGGTGGTCGCGTCGCCGATGACGTTCGTCGCGACCGCCGCGACCGCCGCGCTTCACGGCGCGAAGGTGGTCTTCGCCGACGTCGAACCGGACACCGGGAACCTTTCGGTCGAGGCGGCCCAAGCCGCGGTGACCGAGCGCACAAAGGTCGTCGCGGCCGTCGACTACGCCGGCCACCCGGCCGAACTGGACGCACTCGCCAGAACCGCCCACGACGCGGGCGCGCTGCTGCTGGAGGACGCGGCGCACTCCGTCGGCGGGTCCTGGCAGGGCCGCCCGGTGGGCTCGATCGCCGACCTGACGACGTTTTCGTTCTTCCCGACGAAGAACCTCACGACGGCCGAAGGCGGCGCCGTCGTCACGCCGGACGCGGGCCTGCTCGACCGGGCGCGGAAGTTCCGCAACCACGGCCTGGTCCGCGACCGCGCCGAGCAGCGCTACCCGGACGAAGGCGGCTGGCACCAGGAGGTCCACGAGTTCGGCCTGAACTACCGCCTGCCGGACGTCCTCTGCGCGCTCGGCAGCAGCCAGCTGACGCGGCTCGCGGAGTTCAAGAAGCGCCGCGCCGAGATCCACGCGCGGTACAACGCGGCGCTGGCGGACGTCGACGGCGTGGCGACGCCGCCGAGCCGCCCCGGCGCCGACCCGGCCTGGCACCTGTACCCGCTGCGGGTGCTGGAAGGCCGTCGCCGGGCGCTGTTCGACCACCTGCGCGGCGCCGGCATTGGTGTCCAGGTCAACTACATCCCGGCCTACTGGCACCCGGTGTTCGAGGACCTCGGCTACCGGCGCGGCCTCTGCCCGAACGCCGAGGCGTACTACGAGCAGGAGCTCTCGCTACCGCTGTTCCCGTCGCTGACGGACGCCGACGTCGACCGCGTCGTCGACGCCGTGCGCGCGTTCTTCTAGATCAGATCCCAGGTCAGGGGCGTGCCCTTCGCGGCGTCGACGCGGAAGGTGCGCCCCACCACGGCCGTGATCTCGGCCGGGGCCAGCCCGCCGGCGGGCCGGATCGACCGAACGTTCGCCGGCGTCACCTCGTCCCCGGCCCGGACGTCCTCGACGACGTAGAGCGAGCGCCGGAAGCGCAGTCCCTCGGCCTCGCTGGGCCGCGGGCCGAGCACGGGCACGCCGAGCGCTTCCCAGGCCCGGCGCGTCTCGGTGACCAGGGCGGCCAGCTCGGCCGGCTCCAGGGAGAAGTCGGAGTCGACGCCGCCGTCACCGCGGGCGAGCGTCACGTGCTTCTCGATGGCCACCGCGCCGAGCGCGACGGCCGCGACCGGCGCGCCGATGCCCGGCGTGTGGTCGGACAGGCCGACGAGCGTGCCCGTCAGCCCGGCCAGCAGCGGCAACCCGCGCAGGTTGCTCTCACTCGGTGACGCCGGGTAGCTCGCCGTGCAGCCGAGCACGATCAGCTGGTCGTTGCCCGCGGCGCGTGCGGTGCGCACCGCGGCGTCGATCTCCGCGACGTTCGCCATACCGGTGGAGATGACCAGCGGCTTACCGGTCTTCGCGCACAGCTCGACCAGCGGCAGGTCGACGATCTCCGACGACGCGATCTTGTACGCCGGCGCGCCCAGGGACTCCAGCAGCTCGACCGCCGTCGGGTCGAACGGGCTGGAGAAGATTTCGAGGCCGTGCGAACGGGCGCGTTCGAAGAGCGGTTCGTGCCATTCCCACGGCGTGTGCGCCTTTTCGTACAGCTTGTAGAGGTTCTCACCACCCCACAGCTCGTGCGACGCACCGATCCGGAACGCCGGGGTGTCGACGTCGATGGTGATCGTGTCCGGCCGGTAGGTCTGCAGCTTGACCGCCTGCGCCCCGGTCTCCGCGATCGCGTCGACGATCTCCAGCGCCCGGCCGAGATCGCCGTTGTGGTTGCCCGACATCTCAGCGATGACGAACGGCGGCTGGTCGGGCGAGACGACGTGGGCGCCGATGCGCACCTCGCTGGTCGTCATCGGGCTATCGCTTCCTTCCGGTGCGGCGGTCGGCGGCCCGCAGCTCCGTCCAGACCACTTCGCGGGGCACGCCGTCGATCTCCCGAACATACCTGCGCGTCTCGGCGAAACCGAACCGCTTGTGCAGCAGGAGCACCTGGCGGTTGTCGGCCAGCGTCGCGCCGCCGACGACCCGGAGGCCGAGTTCGTCGAAGGAGTAGTCGACCGCCGCCTGCTCAAGCCGCAGCCAGGCGGCGAGCAGACTGCGGCCCAGACCCTCGTTGTCGAGGTAGAAGCCCCATTCGGCGCTGCCGGCAGCCCGGTCGATGTCACTGAACAGCACGACTCCGGCGGGGGTGCCCTCGTGGTGGTAGACCAGCACCCGCCGCGTCGGGTCGGCCCGCACCGCCGCGAACCACGCGCGGTGCTCGTCGGCGCCGATTTCATGGGTGGTGAAGCTCACCTGCCGGACCGACGGGTGGTTGCGCCACCGCCGAATCCGGTCGAGGTCGTCTTCGTCCGCCTCGCGCAGAACGGCCGTCATTCGCCTGCCGGCACGCTGATCTGGTCCTCGAGCCGGCGCAGCCGGTCCTCGTAGCGCGAGATGCCGGCGAGCCGGACGCGGATCTGGGCGTGCTGGCGCTGGATCTCCTCGATCAGCGTGCGGGCCTCGGCGATTTGCCGGCTGTCACTGTTGGGCACCAGCGACATCGACTCGCACAGCGTCTCCAGGCGGGCTTCCTGCGCGGCGACGTGCGGGATCAGGCGGTCGAGCTCGGCGCGGGTCCAGCGGAGGTCGCCGCGGGCCTGCTCGAGGCTGTGCTCGGCGTTGTCCAGCCGGCGCCGGTGGTCGGCGGTGGCGTGCTCGAGGTTGTTGACGCGGTCGGCGAGGCCGCGGGTGCGGTCGTCGACCCGGAAGTCGATCAGCTTGGCGATCCGGTCGACGAGTCCTCTGCCGAGTTTCTGCACTGCCATGGGTGGTCCTTAGGTGGGTGGGGACGCGCGTCTAGCGCAGGAGGGTGGTGTCACCGGTCTTGGTCCAGGAGTCCAGCAGCCGCCCCTCGGCGGCGATCTGGTGCTCCGGGCCGACGATGCAGGAGTCGCCCGCGGCGTGCTCCCACGACGTCTGGTCGGGGTTGTCGATGAACGAGAACCCGGTGAGCACGAGCTGGGCGGTCGGGAACGACGTCCGCGCGATCCAGGCGGCCAGCGTGCCGGTGGTCGACCACGTCGGCTCGTCGCGCGTCGGCAGGCCCAGCGCGTCCGACAGCGGCAGCACCACCTCGCGGTTCGACACCGGGACCGCGCCGAGGTCGGCGGCCCACCAGCCCGGCACGTCCTCCGGCTCCCAGTGCATCCGGCCGGGCTCGACCAGCAGGTAGAGCCGCCTGCGGTAGTCCTGGAAGACGTACGGCGTCGCCCGGATCGCCCGGTTGAACACCACGACGTGCGTCCGGGAGCCGACGACCTCCTCGCCCGGCTTGTCGACGACGAAGCCGTTGACGCGGATCACGAGGTCGCACGCGTCGATCGCCTTCGCCCGCTGGGGGTCGGGCGGGAGCGGCTGGTTTCCGACGACGGCCACCGAACGCGGGTCCGGCCGGTCGGCGTACGCCGCGAGCAGGTTGACCATCAAGCTCGCCGCGCCGAGAGCAGCAGTCATAAGCGGAGAAAGTACCAGCACGCAGCGCCGGTCCCGCCGCCTAGCGGCCCCTGGGCTCTACCACACCGGCGGGGTGGGCCGGACGCCGCTCGTCCCATCGGTACCCTCGTCCACGTGCATGCCACCAGCACGGTTCAGGCCGCGAACTCACCCGTAGCGACGTCGGTGCCCCCGACGTCGGACAGCAAGACGTTCGCGCGCGCCTTCGCCGACATCAAGGCCGGTTTCTCCGCCCGCGAGCTGTGGGGTCACCTCGGCTGGCAGGACATCAAGCAGCGCTACCGCCGGTCGGTGATCGGTCCCTTCTGGATCACCATCAGCCAGGCGGTCCTCGCCCTCGGGCTCGGGCTGCTGTACTCGCAGCTGTTCAAGCTCCCCGTCGAGGTGTTCCTGCCCTACATCTCGACCGGCTTCATCATCTGGGGCTTCATCAGCGGCTGCCTGTCCGAAGGCATGGAGACGTTCATCGCCAACGAGGGGCTGATCAAGCAGCTCCCGGCGCCGCTGAGCGTCTACATGCTGCGCACGGTGTGGCGGCAGACGCTGATGCTGGCCCACAACATGATCGTCTACGTGGCCGTGCTGGCGATCTTCTTCGGGGCGCTCAGCAAGCAGTACTCGCTGCTGGGCAACGGGACGTGCGTCCCCGACCACATCTGCCACCCGGGCCTCAGCTGGACCATCCTGCTGGCCATCCCCGGTTTCCTGCTGCTCGCGCTGAACGCCGGCTGGGTGACGCTGCTGTTCGGCATCATCTCGACCCGCTTCCGCGACATCCCGCAGGTCGTCAACTCGCTGATCCAGCTGCTGTTCTACGGCACGCCGATCGTCTGGCCGGTGGACCAGCTGATGTCCGGCGGGTCCCGGGAGGGCGTCTCCTGGATCCTGCCGATCGTCAAGGCGAATCCGCTCTACCACTTCATGCAGGTGGTCCGCGCG of the Amycolatopsis sp. NBC_01488 genome contains:
- a CDS encoding glycosyltransferase family protein; this encodes MSPMRAAPVVNAVIQARSSSTRLPGKVLRPLGGRSVLGWVVRAAAAAPGVDQVVVATSSDASDDDVAAEAARCGAAVVRGPLDDVLERFAVALREHPADAVIRLTADCPLLDPSLIGQLATLWRAQPSLDYVSTTLVRTLPRGFDAELVRAAVLAEQVSTAVGAHREHVTSGIYSQPLRYSCSGVVVSPAADDLRVTLDTAEDWSLLQALVAELGDHVGDWRAVVALLRSRPELVALNAHVEQKKVGR
- the pseB gene encoding UDP-N-acetylglucosamine 4,6-dehydratase (inverting) produces the protein MSELDGSSILLTGGTGSFGKAFIAHALAELNPSRLVVLSRDELKQYETRQLFGDDPRLRWFIGDIRDRRRLERAMHGVDYVVHAAALKQVDTGEYNPFEFVQTNVMGSQNVIEASIDTGVKKVVALSTDKASSPINLYGATKLCADRMFISGNHYAAAHVTRFSVVRYGNVMGSRGSVIPFFRKLAEQGESLPITHKDMTRFWITLPQAVRFVVDSFDQMHGGELYVPRIPSMRLVDLAQAIAPGSEMHEVGIRPGEKLHEEMIAPDDARRTVQLKDRYVVQPHLAGWGFEPPADGTPMPEGFAYRSDTNDLWLNGEELRELVEQHA
- the pseC gene encoding UDP-4-amino-4,6-dideoxy-N-acetyl-beta-L-altrosamine transaminase, which gives rise to MPEPFLPYGRQSISEEDIQAVVDVLRGDWLTTGPAVQQFENDLAAHTGGTPAVAVTSGTAALHVAYAAAGLKPGDEVVASPMTFVATAATAALHGAKVVFADVEPDTGNLSVEAAQAAVTERTKVVAAVDYAGHPAELDALARTAHDAGALLLEDAAHSVGGSWQGRPVGSIADLTTFSFFPTKNLTTAEGGAVVTPDAGLLDRARKFRNHGLVRDRAEQRYPDEGGWHQEVHEFGLNYRLPDVLCALGSSQLTRLAEFKKRRAEIHARYNAALADVDGVATPPSRPGADPAWHLYPLRVLEGRRRALFDHLRGAGIGVQVNYIPAYWHPVFEDLGYRRGLCPNAEAYYEQELSLPLFPSLTDADVDRVVDAVRAFF
- the pseI gene encoding pseudaminic acid synthase, which encodes MTTSEVRIGAHVVSPDQPPFVIAEMSGNHNGDLGRALEIVDAIAETGAQAVKLQTYRPDTITIDVDTPAFRIGASHELWGGENLYKLYEKAHTPWEWHEPLFERARSHGLEIFSSPFDPTAVELLESLGAPAYKIASSEIVDLPLVELCAKTGKPLVISTGMANVAEIDAAVRTARAAGNDQLIVLGCTASYPASPSESNLRGLPLLAGLTGTLVGLSDHTPGIGAPVAAVALGAVAIEKHVTLARGDGGVDSDFSLEPAELAALVTETRRAWEALGVPVLGPRPSEAEGLRFRRSLYVVEDVRAGDEVTPANVRSIRPAGGLAPAEITAVVGRTFRVDAAKGTPLTWDLI
- the pseH gene encoding UDP-4-amino-4,6-dideoxy-N-acetyl-beta-L-altrosamine N-acetyltransferase — its product is MTAVLREADEDDLDRIRRWRNHPSVRQVSFTTHEIGADEHRAWFAAVRADPTRRVLVYHHEGTPAGVVLFSDIDRAAGSAEWGFYLDNEGLGRSLLAAWLRLEQAAVDYSFDELGLRVVGGATLADNRQVLLLHKRFGFAETRRYVREIDGVPREVVWTELRAADRRTGRKR
- the wzm gene encoding galactan export ABC transporter permease subunit Wzm/RfbD, which produces MHATSTVQAANSPVATSVPPTSDSKTFARAFADIKAGFSARELWGHLGWQDIKQRYRRSVIGPFWITISQAVLALGLGLLYSQLFKLPVEVFLPYISTGFIIWGFISGCLSEGMETFIANEGLIKQLPAPLSVYMLRTVWRQTLMLAHNMIVYVAVLAIFFGALSKQYSLLGNGTCVPDHICHPGLSWTILLAIPGFLLLALNAGWVTLLFGIISTRFRDIPQVVNSLIQLLFYGTPIVWPVDQLMSGGSREGVSWILPIVKANPLYHFMQVVRAPLLGQEFSVENWIVVGSITVVGWALALVAMRNYRARVSYWV